From a region of the Oryzias melastigma strain HK-1 linkage group LG4, ASM292280v2, whole genome shotgun sequence genome:
- the LOC112150312 gene encoding dipeptidyl peptidase 9 gives MHKIKRLKTEHKTEDGQRSVKEALAGMTGMHDLSDSTEVVEMEDVYPTQFQVEKHTWDGLRKIIHRSRKSTGVVINKAPHDFHFIQKDETTPHSHRIYYLGMPYASRENALLYSDIPRKIRKDALLVLTWKPMLDRFQASPHHGAFSREEELLRERKRLGVSGITSYDYHQPSGLFLFQANSSLYYCRDGGNNGLITCPVNPVEIKSQSSGTRMDPKICPGDPKFIGFINNNDIWVTSIETGEEKRLTFCHKGAENPKEDPRSAGVATFVTQEEFDRFTGYWWSPVAREEPDGGKTLQILYEEVDESEVETIHVPSPALEERKTDVYRYPRAGSKNPDITLKLVEIRTNNLGKIVSTQEKELPVPFTSMFPNVEYVTRAGWTKDGRYAWAVMMNRRQQHLQLVLLPPALFIPAHADKSRRQEALESIGDSVHPFIIYQETSDIWINVHDIFYPFLQTSDDEITFITVNESKTGFCHLYKITSVLQRGSFNWMNGYRHSDDDFVCPVKEEVTLTSGDWEVLANHGAKRSCSPQIWVDEAAKLVYFQGTKDSPLEHHLYVVSYESPDEIVRLTKRGFSHSCSVSQTFDMFISHYSSLNSSPCVHIYKLVGSDSDPLHKEPEFWASMLESSNFHFEANSPEIFSFTGKSGFKLYGMLYKPHNLVPGRKHPTVVFVYGGPQVQLVNNSYKGVKYLRLTTLASLGYAVLVIDGRGSCQRGLKFEGAVKDKMGQVEIEDQVEGLHYVADKYKFVDLSRVAIHGWSYGGFLSLMGLIHRPDVFKVAIAGAPVTLWMAYDTGYTERYLDTPDKNQKGYDDCSVALHVDKLPNEPNRLLILHGFLDENVHFFHTNFLVSQLIRAGKPYSLQIYPNERHSIRCPESGEHYEITLLHFLQENL, from the exons ATGCACAAGATAAAGAGGCTAAAAACTGAGCATAAAACAGAAGACGGCCAGCGAAG CGTCAAAGAAGCACTGGCAGGAATGACTGGGATGCATGACCTCTCCGACAGCACGGAGGTGGTGGAGATGGAGGACGTGTACCCCACGCAGTTCCAGGTGGAGAAGCACACATGGGACGGCCTTCGGAAGATCATCCACAGGAGCCGGAAAAGCACCGGCGTGGTCATCAACAAGGCGCCGCACGACTTCCACTTCATCCAGAAGGATGAAACCACTCCACACTCCCACCGCATCTACTACCTTG GAATGCCTTACGCCAGCAGGGAAAATGCATTACTTTACTCAGACATTCCCAGGAAGATTCGCAAAGACGCCCTGCTGGTTCTGACATGGAAACCCATGCTGGACCGCTTTCAG GCCAGTCCTCACCACGGGGCTTTCTCCcgggaggaggagctgctccgGGAGAGGAAGCGTTTGGGGGTGTCTGGGATCACCTCCTATGACTATCATCAACCGAGCGGCCTTTTCCTGTTCCAGGCCAACAGCAGCCTGTACTACTGTCGGGACGGTGGAAACAACGGTTTAATT ACCTGTCCGGTGAATCCTGTTGAGATTAAAAGCCAGAGTTCAGGCACACGTATGGACCCTAAAATCTGCCCCGGGGACCCCAAGTTCATAGGTTTCATCAACAACAACGACATTTGGGTGACAAGTATAGAAACAGGAGAAGAGAAAAGACTGACCTTCTGCCATAAAG GAGCAGAGAACCCGAAAGAGGATCCCAGATCTGCCGGTGTGGCCACTTTTGTTACTCAGGAAGAATTTGATCGCTTCACTGGATACTGGTGGTCTCCTGTTGCTCGTGAAG AGCCCGATGGTGGAAAGACTCTGCAGATTTTGTATGAAGAGGTGGACGAGTCTGAAGTGGAGACCATTCATGTCCCATCTCCAGCTCTGGAGGAGCGCAAGACAGATGTCTACAGATATCCACGAGCAG GCAGCAAGAATCCTGATATTACTCTCAAGTTGGTAGAAATTAGGACAAACAACCTTGGAAAA ATTGTCAGCACACAGGAGAAGGAGCTGCCCGTTCCCTTCACCAGCATGTTTCCAAACGTCGAGTACGTCACCAGAGCTGGATGGACGAAAGACGGGCGATA CGCATGGGCGGTCATGATGAACCGACGACAACAGCATCTGCAGCTGGTCCTGCTGCCTCCAGCGCTCTTCATCCCCGCACACgcagacaaaagcagaagacAAGAAGCTCTGGAGAGCATCGGAGACTCCGTCCATCCCTTCATCATCTACCAGGAGACGAGCGATATCTGGATCAAT GTCCACGAtatcttttatccttttttacaAACCAGTGACGACGAGATCACCTTCATCACAGTAAACGAGTCCAAAACTGGTTTCTGCCACTTGTATAAGATCACCTCAGTGTTGCAGCGGGGCAGCTTTAACTGGATGAACGGCTACCGGCACTCTGACG ATGACTTTGTGTGTCCTGTCAAAGAGGAGGTGACGTTGACAAGTGGAGATTGGGAGGTTCTGGCCAATCACGGAGCAAAG cGTTCATGCAGTCCTCAGATTTGGGTGGACGAAGCAGCAAAGCTGGTTTACTTCCAGGGAACCAAAGACTCTCCTCTGGAGCACCACCTGTACGTGGTGAGCTACGAGTCGCCCGATGAAATCGTCCGGCTCACCAAACGAGGCTTCTCCCACAGCTGCTCCGTGAGCCAG ACTTTCGACATGTTTATCAGCCACTACAGCAGCCTGAACTCCTCTCCTTGTGTTCACATCTACAAGCTGGTGGGCTCAGACAGCGACCCGCTCCACAAAGAGCCCGAATTCTGGGCCAGCATGCTGGAGTCTTCAA atTTCCACTTTGAAGCCAACTCTCCGGAAATCTTCAGCTTCACCGGAAAGTCGGGCTTTAAGCTGTACGGCATGCTGTACAAACCACACAACCTGGTGCCGGGCAGGAAGCATCCCACCGTCGTCTTTGTTTATGGAGGTCCACAG GTTCAGTTAGTCAATAACTCCTATAAAGGAGTGAAATATCTGAGGCTAACTACTCTGGCGTCTTTGGGCTACGCTGTGCTGGTCATCGATGGGCGGGGCTCCTGCCAGCGAGGACTCAAGTTTGAAGGAGCTGTAAAGGACAAAATG GGTCAGGTGGAGATTGAAGACCAGGTGGAGGGTTTGCACTACGTAGCTgacaaatacaaatttgtggACCTGAGTCGTGTTGCCATCCACGGCTGGTCATACGGGGGCTTCCTCTCCCTCATGGGGCTCATCCACAGACCGGATGTGTTTAAG GTTGCCATCGCTGGAGCTCCAGTGACCTTGTGGATGGCGTATGACACGGGCTACACGGAGCGATATTTGGACACGCCTGATAAAAACCAGAAGGGATATGACGACTGCTCTGTGGCTTTGCATGTCGACAAACTTCCTAATGA GCCCAACAGACTGCTGATCCTGCATGGGTTTCTCGATGAGAACGTGCACTTTTTCCACACTAATTTCCTGGTTTCCCAACTTATCCGAGCAGGAAAACCTTACAGCCTGCAG ATTTATCCCAACGAGCGCCACAGTATCAGGTGTCCGGAGTCAGGAGAGCATTATGAGATAACGCTGCTGCACTTCCTTCAGGAGAACCTCTGA
- the LOC112150309 gene encoding angiopoietin-related protein 3 — protein MRQPIRAALWAIKISQCHSAADNRREEEQTARRSTKMEMPQTLILLLTVLVHAGTGFPTDRGSRGKHASWDDVNVVAHGLLQLGQGLKEHVDKTKAQMRDVTGKLKAFNGTVAELERRQQEQGEALKARIQEVEGRDRLLGRLAEEVEVKVGEVKQQTVDITSRMDRLEEVLKEPTLDSNDSDHSGASFIQRLMAAQDKRIDQLVEKIKQQQDKLEKQSLHLQALQSKVAHKRVKSHRRRDEQMVLSEVAQHNRAEADAAALRPGMLRRHARRQAALWTSSQSSSSRTSGSEKNTST, from the exons gcagccaatcagagcagcccTCTGGGCTATAAAAATCTCACAATGCCATTCGGCTGCAGACAACAGACGAGAAGAAGAACAGACTGCAAGAAGAAGCACAAAAATGGAGATGCCTCAGACTCTCATCCTCCTTTTGACCGTTTTGGTCCACGCCGGAACCGGTTTCCCCACCGACAGAGGAAGCCGGGGCAAGCACGCCTCCTGGGACGACGTGAACGTGGTGGCCCACGGCCTCCTGCAGCTCGGCCAGGGGCTGAAGGAGCATGTGGACAAGACCAAAGCCCAGATGAGAGACGTGACCGGCAAGCTGAAAGCCTTCAACGGCACGGTGGCCGAGCTGGAGAGGAGGCAGCAGGAGCAGGGCGAGGCGCTGAAGGCCAGAATCCAGGAGGTGGAGGGGAGGGACAGGCTGCTGGGACGGCTGGCTGAGGAGGTGGAGGTGAAAGTGGGGGAGGTGAAGCAGCAGACGGTAGACATCACCTCCAGGATGGATAGACTGGAGGAGGTGCTGAAAGAGCCCACGCTGGACAGCAACGACAGCGATCACTCTGGAGCTTCATTCATCCAG AGGTTGATGGCAGCTCAGGATAAACGTATCGACCAGCTGGTGGAGAAAATCAAGCAGCAACAAGACAAGCTGGAGAAGCAGAGTCTGCACCTACAAGCCCTGCAGAGCAAG gttgCACACAAGAGAGTGAAATCTCACAGACGGAGAGACGAACAGATGGTGCTAAGTGAGGTGGCACAGCACAACAGAGCTGAAGCAG ATGCTGCAGCGTTGAGGCCCGGGATGCTCCGCAGACACGCCAGAAGACAGGCGGCGCTCTGGACGAGCTCACAGAGCAGCTCCTCAAGGACTTCTGGGAGTGAAAAAAACACGTCGACCTGA